A genomic stretch from Tamandua tetradactyla isolate mTamTet1 chromosome 15, mTamTet1.pri, whole genome shotgun sequence includes:
- the HYAL2 gene encoding hyaluronidase-2 has translation MRAGPGPAVTLALVLAVAWATELKPTAPPIFTGRPFVVAWDVPTQDCGPRLKVPLDLQAFDVQASPNEGFVNQNITIFYRNRLGLYPHSDKDGWSVHGGVPQNGSLRAHLKMLQNHVEHYIRTQEAAGLAVIDWEDWRPVWVRNWQDKDVYRRWSRQLVANRHPDWPPDRVGKQAQYEFEFAARQFMLETLRWVKAVRPRQLWGFYLFPDCYNHDYVQNWASYTGHCPDVEVARNDQLAWLWAESTALFPSVYLDETLASSTHGRKFVSFRIREALRVAHTHHANHALPVYVFTRPTYSHRLTGLSEMDLISTIGESVALGAAGVILWGDAGYTTSTETCQYLKDYLTQLLVPYVVNVSWAAQYCSWAQCHGHGRCVRRDPGANAFLHLSASSFRLVPGRAPGEPQLRPEGELSWADRDHLQTHFRCQCYLGWGGEQCQWDRRREAEHASGAWAGPSLPGLLALAALSLTWSL, from the exons ATGCGGGCAGGCCCAGGCCCTGCCGTCACACTGGCCCTGGTGCTGGCGGTGGCATGGGCCACGGAGCTCAAGCCCACAGCCCCACCCATCTTCACAGGCCGACCCTTCGTGGTGGCATGGGACGTCCCCACACAGGACTGTGGCCCACGCCTCAAGGTGCCACTGGACCTGCAGGCCTTTGATGTACAGGCCTCACCTAATGAAGGTTTCGTGAACCAGAACATCACCATCTTCTACCGCAACCGGCTGGGCCTGTACCCGCACTCTGACAAGGACGGGTGGTCCGTGCATGGTGGCGTGCCGCAGAACGGCAGCCTCCGGGCACACTTGAAGATGCTGCAAAACCACGTGGAGCACTACATTCGTACGCAGGAGGCTGCAGGCCTGGCGGTCATCGACTGGGAGGACTGGCGGCCTGTGTGGGTACGCAACTGGCAGGACAAGGACGTGTACCGCCGGTGGTCACGCCAGCTGGTGGCAAACCGGCACCCCGACTGGCCTCCGGACCGTGTGGGCAAACAAGCACAATATGAGTTTGAGTTTGCTGCCCGGCAGTTCATGCTGGAAACGCTACGCTGGGTCAAGGCAGTGCGGCCTAGGCAACTCTGGGGCTTCTACCTCTTCCCGGACTGCTACAACCATGATTATGTACAGAACTGGGCCAGCTACACGGGCCACTGCCCTGATGTCGAGGTTGCCCGCAATGACCAGTTGGCCTGGCTGTGGGCTGAAAGCACAGCCCTCTTCCCCTCTGTCTACCTGGATGAAACCCTCGCATCCTCCACTCATGGCCGCAAGTTTGTCAGCTTCCGCATACGAGAGGCCCTTCGCGTAGCTCACACCCACCACGCCAACCATGCCCTCCCAGTCTACGTCTTCACACGGCCCACCTATAGCCACAGGCTCACGGGGCTCAGCGAG ATGGACCTCATCTCCACTATCGGCGAGAGCGTGGCCCTGGGCGCGGCTGGTGTCATCCTTTGGGGCGATGCAGGGTACACCACAAGCACT GAAACCTGCCAGTACCTCAAGGATTACCTGACGCAGCTGCTTGTCCCCTACGTGGTCAATGTGTCTTGGGCCGCCCAGTATTGCAGCTGGGCCCAGTGCCATGGTCATGGGCGCTGTGTGCGCCGCGACCCAGGCGCCAATGCCTTCCTGCACCTCAGCGCCAGCAGCTTCCGCCTGGTGCCCGGCCGTGCACCTGGCGAACCCCAGCTGCGGCCTGAGGGGGAGCTCAGCTGGGCCGACCGAGACCATCTGCAGACCCATTTTCGCTGCCAGTGCTACTTGGGCTGGGGTGGTGAGCAGTGCCAGTGGGACCGTAGGCGGGAAGCGGAGCATGCCAGTGGGGCCTGGGCTGGGCCCTCCCTCCCTGGCCTGCTGGCTCTGGCAGCCCTGTCCCTCACCTGGTCCTTGTAG
- the RASSF1 gene encoding ras association domain-containing protein 1 isoform X4 → MSLNKDGSYTGFIKVQLKLVRPVSVPSSKKPPSLQDARRGPGRGTAVRRRTSFYLPKDAVKHLHVLSRTRAREVIEALLRKFLVVDDPRKFALFERAERHGQVYLRKLLDDEQPLRLRLLAGPSEKALSFILKENDSEEVNWDAFSMPELHNFLRILQREEEEHLRQILQKYSYCRQKIQEALHACPVG, encoded by the exons AACAAGGATGGCTCCTACACAGGCTTCATCAAGGTTCAGCTGAAGCTGGTGCGTCCTGTCTCAGTGCCCTCCAGCAAGAAGCCACCCTCCCTCCAGGATGCTCGGCGGGGCCCTGGGCGGGGCACAGCTGTGAGGCGCCGTACCTCCTTCTACCTGCCTAAGGATGCTGTCAAACACTTGCACGTGCTGTCACGCACCCGGGCACGCGAGGTCATTGAGGCCCTGCTGCGCAAGTTCTTGGTGGTGGATGACCCCCGCAAGTTTGCGCTCTTTGAGCGGGCTGAGCGCCATGGCCAAG TATACCTCCGGAAGCTTTTGGATGATGAGCAGCCCCTGCGGCTGCGGCTTCTTGCAGGGCCCAGTGAGAAGGCCCTGAGCTTCATCCTGAAGGAAAATGATTCTGAAGAGGTGAAC TGGGATGCCTTCAGCATGCCTGAACTGCACAACTTCCTGCGCATCCtgcagagggaggaggaggagcaccTTCGCCAGATCCTGCAGAAGTACTCTTATTGCCGCCAGAAGATCCAGGAAGCCCTGCATGCCTGCCCCGTGGGGTGA
- the TUSC2 gene encoding tumor suppressor candidate 2 yields the protein MGASGSKARGLWPFASAAGGSGPEAPGAAGAEQALVRSRGRAVPPFVFTRRGSMFYDEDGDLAHEFYEETIVTKNGQKRAKLRRVHKNLIPQGIVKLDPPRIHVDFPVILYEM from the exons ATGGGCGCCAGCGGCTCCAAAGCTCGGGGCCTGTGGCCCTTCGCCTCGGCGGCGGGGGGCAGCGGCCCAGAGGCTCCCGGCGCGGCAGGCGCTGAGCAAGCTTTGGTGCGGTCGCGAGGCCGAGCCGTGCCCCCCTTCGTGTTCACGCGCCGCGG CTCCATGTTCTATGACGAGGATGGGGATCTGGCTCACGAGTTCTATGAGGAGACAATCGTCACCAAGAACGGGCAGAAGCGGGCCAAGCTGAGGCGGGTGCATAAGAACCTAATTCCTCAG GGCATCGTGAAGCTGGATCCCCCCCGCATCCACGTGGATTTCCCTGTGATCCTCTATGAGATGTGA